In Ferribacterium limneticum, a genomic segment contains:
- a CDS encoding inositol monophosphatase family protein, which translates to MHPTLNIAIKAARRAGQIINRASNDLDLLKVTTKQPNDFVTEVDKAAEAAIIEVLMEAYPSYGILAEESGETAGKGSNEAEFQWIIDPLDGTTNFIHGMPQYAVSIALAKGGVIEQAVVFDPNRNELFTASKGAGAFLNERRIRVSKRTKLQDSLLGTGFPYRMFEHIDTYIAIFKELAQKTAGQRRPGAASLDLAYVACGRYDGFWEFGLSPWDMAAGALLISEAGGLVSDLRGDANYLETGNLIAGTPKVFAPLLKLVQDKLPDSIRG; encoded by the coding sequence ATGCATCCAACTCTGAATATCGCCATCAAGGCAGCGCGCCGTGCCGGCCAGATCATCAATCGCGCTTCCAACGACCTGGACCTGCTCAAGGTCACCACCAAGCAGCCCAATGATTTTGTCACCGAAGTCGACAAGGCCGCCGAAGCCGCGATCATCGAAGTCCTGATGGAAGCCTATCCCAGCTACGGCATTCTAGCAGAGGAGTCCGGCGAGACTGCCGGCAAGGGCAGCAACGAAGCAGAGTTCCAGTGGATCATCGATCCGCTTGATGGCACGACAAACTTCATTCACGGCATGCCGCAATATGCCGTCTCGATTGCTTTGGCCAAAGGTGGCGTGATCGAGCAGGCCGTTGTTTTCGACCCCAATCGCAACGAGCTGTTCACTGCCAGCAAAGGGGCAGGTGCCTTCCTCAACGAGCGCCGCATCCGCGTCTCCAAGCGCACAAAACTGCAGGACTCACTGCTTGGCACTGGTTTCCCGTACCGTATGTTCGAGCACATCGATACCTACATCGCAATCTTCAAGGAACTGGCCCAGAAGACAGCCGGTCAGCGTCGCCCGGGAGCGGCCTCGCTTGACTTGGCCTACGTTGCCTGCGGCCGTTACGACGGTTTTTGGGAATTCGGACTTTCGCCGTGGGATATGGCAGCGGGAGCCCTTCTGATTTCGGAAGCTGGCGGCCTTGTCAGCGACCTGCGCGGCGACGCGAACTATCTCGAAACCGGCAATCTGATCGCCGGCACACCCAAAGTTTTCGCTCCGCTGCTCAAGCTTGTGCAGGACAAACTGCCTGACTCGATCCGCGGCTGA
- a CDS encoding GspE/PulE family protein yields the protein MNFPREAHLSMERQEHDVLLGEACQLAAAGRGLPAVMAALQADFAQSEEAAGELTALAFGLNAISLAELSEHSLALSLAPFAEFIRRQALVLEAGDAYLIATPNPFDVTVRDWLEGLVPLGKPLHWRLAPPSVLTAFLAREETRVRALDGSLSGEGGQIAIGSVAEDLSLQRISEDGSAVVRLLRSTLHDGLKAGASDIHVEANNRGLAIKYRIDGVLNYAGSIDGTDTAEQMISRVKVLSELDISERRVPQDGRFKVSWQDREIDIRVSIMPSIWGEDAVLRVLDKQALTDHLQGLRLDAMGFDADIMARIRRLSSEPYGMVLVTGPTGSGKTTTLYAALTEINDGKDKIITIEDPVEYQLSGVLQIPVNEKKGLTFARGLRSILRHDPDKIMVGEIRDSETAQIAVQAALTGHLVFTTVHANNVFDVIGRFLHMEVDPYNLVSALNGVVAQRLIRTLCPACAQPTTPTGEELTDADIGAVAGADWKFRRAVGCGTCRGTGYRGRKAIAELLVLNDEIRELIISRAPIRQLKEAARRNGTRSLRESALDLVRDGITSLEEANRVTFVA from the coding sequence ATGAATTTTCCAAGGGAGGCCCACTTGTCGATGGAACGCCAGGAACACGATGTCCTGCTCGGCGAGGCATGCCAGCTGGCGGCGGCCGGTCGCGGGCTGCCGGCGGTGATGGCTGCCCTGCAAGCCGATTTTGCCCAGAGCGAAGAGGCGGCCGGCGAATTGACGGCCCTGGCCTTCGGCCTCAATGCCATCAGCCTCGCCGAACTTTCCGAACACTCGCTGGCCCTGTCGCTGGCGCCGTTTGCCGAATTCATCCGGCGTCAGGCGCTGGTCCTCGAAGCCGGCGATGCCTACCTGATCGCCACGCCCAACCCCTTCGACGTCACCGTGCGCGACTGGCTGGAGGGCTTGGTGCCGCTCGGCAAGCCGCTGCACTGGCGCCTGGCGCCGCCATCGGTTTTAACCGCTTTCCTGGCCCGCGAAGAAACCCGGGTCCGGGCGCTCGACGGCAGCCTGAGCGGCGAGGGCGGCCAGATCGCCATCGGTTCGGTGGCCGAAGACCTCTCGCTGCAACGCATTTCCGAAGACGGCAGCGCCGTCGTCCGCCTTCTGCGGTCGACCCTGCATGATGGCCTGAAAGCCGGGGCCAGCGATATCCACGTCGAGGCCAACAATCGCGGCCTGGCCATCAAGTACCGCATCGACGGCGTGCTCAATTACGCCGGGTCGATCGACGGAACCGATACCGCCGAACAGATGATTTCCCGCGTCAAGGTACTCTCCGAACTCGACATCTCCGAACGCCGCGTACCGCAGGACGGCCGTTTCAAGGTCAGCTGGCAGGACCGCGAGATCGATATCCGCGTTTCGATAATGCCGAGCATCTGGGGTGAAGACGCCGTGTTGCGCGTGCTCGACAAGCAGGCGCTCACCGATCACCTGCAGGGCCTGCGTCTCGACGCCATGGGCTTCGACGCCGACATCATGGCGCGCATCCGCCGGCTGTCCAGCGAGCCCTACGGCATGGTGCTGGTGACCGGCCCGACCGGTTCCGGCAAGACGACGACGCTCTACGCCGCACTGACCGAAATCAATGACGGCAAAGACAAGATCATCACGATTGAAGACCCGGTCGAGTACCAGCTTTCCGGCGTCCTGCAGATTCCGGTCAACGAGAAAAAAGGCCTGACTTTCGCCCGCGGCCTGCGCTCCATCCTGCGTCACGACCCGGACAAGATCATGGTCGGCGAAATCCGCGACTCGGAAACGGCGCAGATCGCCGTCCAGGCGGCGCTGACCGGTCACCTGGTGTTCACCACGGTGCACGCCAACAACGTTTTCGACGTCATCGGCCGCTTCCTGCACATGGAAGTTGATCCGTACAACCTCGTCTCGGCGCTCAACGGTGTTGTCGCCCAACGCCTGATCCGCACCCTGTGCCCGGCCTGCGCGCAGCCGACGACACCAACCGGCGAAGAACTGACCGACGCCGATATCGGCGCGGTGGCCGGTGCCGACTGGAAGTTCCGCCGCGCGGTCGGCTGCGGTACCTGCCGTGGCACCGGCTATCGCGGTCGCAAGGCCATTGCCGAACTGCTCGTCCTCAACGACGAAATCCGCGAACTGATCATCAGCCGCGCCCCGATCCGCCAACTCAAGGAAGCGGCCCGCCGCAACGGCACCCGCTCGCTGCGCGAAAGCGCCCTCGACCTCGTCCGCGACGGGATAACCAGCCTGGAAGAAGCCAACCGTGTCACTTTCGTGGCTTGA
- a CDS encoding alkaline phosphatase D family protein: MTTRTPTQRRRFLRNFAMGGVAASAGSLLPLRAMAHGFDADDLFSDEQRALAHFPHRHKISFEHGVASGDPLARKVILWTRVTSERGGIVPVKWEMALDAAFRRVVRAGIALTDGRKDHTVKVDVSGLKPDTVYHYRFAVGHTVSPAGRTRTLPVGSVAQVKLAVFTCSNFPAGYFHAYREAAKLEGIHAAVHLGDYIYEYGRDGYASTDAAALGREVLPAGELLTLDDYRQRYAQYHTDADLQAVHAAMPFINVWDDHEIANDTWKDGAENHDSATEGEFTVRRAAALQAFHEWLPIRTPDPRRPQQINRSFAFGNLLALHMLDTRVIARDQQMEYANYFGSDGSFDVQRFAADLADTDRQLLGAEQLLWLQDQLAASGATWQMLGQQVLMGRMNIPAPLVLGQISFSAYSALVYKAQTAPATLTPQEQFILAQPAIPYNLDAWDGYAMARETVLAMARGLNKNLVVLAGDTHNAWASDLQDYQGNAVGVEYAVASVSSPGLEEYFPSENPLAVAAGLEAIIGPLKYANTGDRGYMVVTATPGECRCDWRYVSTVKAEEYTMLAGKSLRTLPGAANRRLLPV, translated from the coding sequence ATGACCACTCGCACTCCGACCCAACGTCGTCGTTTCCTCCGTAATTTCGCCATGGGCGGCGTCGCCGCCTCGGCTGGCAGCCTGCTGCCATTGCGTGCCATGGCTCATGGTTTCGATGCCGACGACCTGTTCTCCGATGAGCAGCGCGCGCTGGCCCACTTTCCGCATCGCCACAAGATCAGTTTCGAGCACGGCGTCGCCAGCGGCGACCCGCTCGCCCGCAAGGTCATTCTCTGGACGCGCGTTACCAGCGAGCGCGGCGGCATCGTTCCGGTCAAGTGGGAAATGGCCCTCGACGCGGCATTCCGTCGCGTCGTCCGCGCCGGTATCGCGCTCACCGATGGCCGCAAGGATCACACCGTCAAGGTCGATGTCAGCGGCCTGAAGCCGGACACCGTCTATCACTATCGCTTCGCCGTCGGCCATACGGTGTCGCCGGCCGGTCGGACGCGCACCCTGCCGGTGGGCAGCGTTGCCCAGGTCAAGCTCGCCGTGTTCACCTGCTCCAACTTCCCGGCCGGTTATTTCCATGCCTACCGTGAAGCAGCGAAGCTCGAAGGCATCCATGCCGCCGTCCATCTCGGCGACTACATCTACGAATACGGCCGCGATGGCTACGCTTCGACCGATGCTGCCGCGCTCGGCCGCGAAGTGCTGCCGGCCGGCGAACTGCTGACGCTGGACGACTACCGCCAGCGTTACGCCCAGTACCACACCGATGCCGACCTGCAGGCCGTGCATGCCGCGATGCCCTTCATCAACGTCTGGGACGACCACGAGATCGCCAACGACACCTGGAAGGACGGTGCCGAAAACCATGATTCGGCGACCGAAGGCGAATTCACCGTCCGCCGTGCCGCCGCGTTGCAGGCTTTCCACGAATGGCTGCCGATTCGCACTCCGGACCCGCGTCGGCCGCAGCAGATCAACCGCAGCTTCGCTTTTGGCAACCTGCTGGCGCTGCACATGCTCGACACCCGCGTCATCGCCCGCGACCAGCAAATGGAATACGCCAATTACTTCGGCAGCGACGGCAGCTTCGACGTCCAGCGCTTCGCCGCCGACCTGGCCGATACCGACCGCCAGTTGCTCGGCGCCGAACAACTGCTCTGGCTGCAGGATCAACTCGCCGCTTCCGGCGCCACCTGGCAGATGCTCGGCCAGCAGGTGCTGATGGGCCGCATGAACATCCCGGCGCCGCTGGTTCTCGGCCAGATCAGCTTCTCCGCCTACTCGGCGCTGGTCTACAAGGCGCAGACGGCACCCGCCACGCTGACGCCGCAGGAGCAGTTCATCCTCGCCCAGCCGGCCATTCCCTACAACCTCGATGCCTGGGACGGTTACGCCATGGCCCGCGAAACCGTGCTGGCCATGGCCAGGGGGCTGAACAAGAACCTCGTCGTGCTGGCCGGCGATACCCACAACGCCTGGGCGAGCGATCTGCAGGACTACCAGGGCAACGCAGTCGGCGTCGAGTATGCCGTCGCATCCGTCTCCTCGCCGGGTCTCGAGGAATATTTCCCGAGCGAAAACCCGCTCGCCGTGGCGGCCGGGCTGGAAGCCATCATCGGGCCACTCAAGTACGCCAACACCGGCGACCGCGGCTACATGGTGGTCACCGCCACGCCGGGTGAGTGCCGTTGCGACTGGCGCTATGTCAGCACTGTCAAGGCAGAGGAATACACCATGCTGGCCGGCAAATCACTGCGCACGCTGCCCGGTGCAGCGAATCGCCGGCTGCTGCCGGTTTGA
- a CDS encoding RNA methyltransferase yields MNPEVLLSRIRVVLCRTSHPGNIGAAARAMKTMGLCNLYLVEPKQFPDPEADARATSAVDILQQAKITSSLKDALVGTSFVVALSARQRDIGPVIGAPRETVARLIAEAGQGEVALVFGNETVGLSNEEILHCHAAVTIPTNPEFSSLNLGSAVQVLSYECRMAAYAEQPPIIEQGVTPFASPAATHDEVEGLYTHLETVMTDTGFFNPEQPGRLLPKLRRLFSRVRLEKDEINILRGVLASTQVKTGHGRKS; encoded by the coding sequence ATGAACCCCGAAGTCCTGCTTTCACGTATCAGAGTGGTGCTGTGCCGAACCAGTCACCCAGGCAATATTGGCGCCGCAGCGCGCGCGATGAAGACGATGGGCTTGTGCAATCTCTATCTGGTTGAACCGAAGCAATTTCCGGATCCGGAGGCTGATGCGCGGGCGACGTCTGCGGTCGATATTCTGCAACAGGCAAAAATTACGTCGTCGCTGAAAGATGCGCTGGTCGGAACATCATTTGTCGTTGCGCTGTCGGCGCGCCAACGCGATATCGGGCCGGTGATCGGGGCGCCGCGCGAAACGGTGGCGCGTCTGATCGCCGAGGCCGGGCAGGGCGAGGTGGCGCTGGTCTTTGGCAATGAAACGGTCGGTCTGAGCAACGAAGAAATCCTGCATTGTCATGCTGCAGTGACGATTCCGACCAATCCCGAGTTCAGTTCCTTGAACCTTGGTTCGGCTGTTCAGGTGCTGAGCTACGAGTGCCGGATGGCAGCCTATGCCGAGCAGCCACCGATCATCGAACAGGGGGTGACCCCATTCGCTTCTCCGGCCGCAACACATGATGAGGTGGAAGGGTTATATACCCATCTGGAAACGGTAATGACCGATACCGGCTTTTTCAATCCGGAGCAGCCAGGGCGCTTGCTACCGAAACTGCGCCGCCTGTTTAGCCGGGTTCGCCTGGAAAAGGACGAAATCAATATTCTGCGCGGCGTTCTGGCCTCCACCCAAGTCAAGACCGGGCACGGCCGCAAGAGCTGA
- a CDS encoding type II secretion system F family protein, with translation MDYDVMAVFPGRGVCRLTVAAESPEQLAAAPALQGGVIVSSRPIGQRSGRARGGKFPLPLFTRQMLSLLKAGLTVVEGLETLSEQDQGSATSEVLSRLLGHLREGQSLSTAMQHHPEAFPDLYVATVRASERTGDMPEALQRYIVFHEKLADLKKKIVSAAIYPVLLMSVGAIVTLFLLGYVVPRFALVFADSGRDPEGLSSLLFAWGGFINNHAAGLAIGVALGIAGLVGLFSLPPVRAAVARAAWSVPALGERIRLIFLARFYRTTGMLLRAGIPLKTTLGMVSDILPVALRPGLLQAVADIEQGRPFSQAAERGGLTTPVALRMIAVGERSGQLGDMMEAVATFYDEEINRLVDMFTRLFEPLLMAVIGGVIGGIVLLLYMPIFELAGNFQ, from the coding sequence ATGGATTACGACGTGATGGCCGTCTTTCCCGGTCGGGGTGTTTGCCGACTGACGGTAGCGGCCGAATCACCTGAACAGCTTGCCGCGGCGCCAGCCTTGCAGGGCGGCGTCATCGTCTCGTCGCGGCCGATTGGCCAGCGCAGCGGGCGGGCGCGCGGCGGCAAGTTCCCGCTGCCGCTGTTCACCCGGCAGATGCTCTCGCTGCTCAAGGCCGGCCTGACCGTTGTCGAAGGCCTCGAGACGCTGTCCGAGCAGGACCAGGGTTCGGCGACCTCCGAGGTGCTGAGCCGTCTGCTCGGTCACCTGCGGGAAGGGCAGTCGCTGTCGACGGCCATGCAGCACCATCCCGAGGCTTTTCCCGATCTATACGTGGCGACGGTTCGGGCCAGCGAGCGCACCGGCGACATGCCCGAAGCGCTGCAGCGCTACATCGTCTTCCACGAAAAACTGGCCGACCTCAAGAAGAAAATCGTCAGCGCCGCCATCTATCCGGTCTTGCTGATGTCGGTCGGGGCGATTGTCACGCTCTTCCTGCTCGGCTACGTCGTGCCGCGCTTTGCCCTGGTTTTTGCCGATAGCGGGCGCGATCCGGAAGGGCTGTCCAGCCTGCTTTTCGCCTGGGGCGGCTTCATCAACAATCACGCTGCCGGGCTGGCTATCGGTGTGGCGCTGGGCATTGCCGGTCTGGTCGGCCTCTTTTCGCTGCCACCCGTGCGTGCTGCCGTTGCCCGCGCCGCCTGGAGCGTACCGGCCCTCGGCGAGCGCATCCGGTTGATTTTTTTGGCCCGTTTTTACCGGACCACCGGCATGTTGCTGCGCGCCGGTATTCCCCTCAAAACGACGCTCGGCATGGTTTCCGACATCCTGCCCGTGGCGCTGCGCCCCGGCTTGCTACAGGCGGTGGCCGACATCGAACAGGGGCGGCCGTTTTCGCAGGCGGCCGAACGGGGCGGCCTGACCACGCCGGTGGCGCTGCGCATGATTGCTGTCGGCGAACGCAGCGGCCAGCTCGGCGACATGATGGAAGCCGTCGCCACCTTCTACGACGAGGAAATCAACCGCCTCGTCGACATGTTCACCCGACTCTTCGAACCCTTGCTCATGGCGGTGATCGGCGGCGTCATCGGTGGCATCGTGTTGCTCCTGTACATGCCGATCTTCGAACTGGCCGGTAATTTTCAGTAG
- a CDS encoding 3-hydroxybutyrate oligomer hydrolase family protein yields MKRPNITPSLPAVRCLSALIMLLGAGAAQADRCASLIQAFGSQLADVSCVDSADLTTANPATTPANNSLPGLPPFAFTPQTDRATIAPDAANRPPITAVVPGVQLNARIASDPTGQARFLLRLPAKWNGRLVVAGASGTRSEFNGDFAWSDYVVQKGYAYASQNKGVLNLKFSDASDPLACRLNPTSPLWVQFYDNGPGQEFTRWRDYMVLASKLAHKGAAANYGKAPRYTYAVGTSNGAYQVRRAVESAPEWFDGGVDWEGTFVDENAPNLLTDLPAAVLNFPDYVAGGMSSTSTAAKNIRGAGYPPDLGTGVTSLWSMNSASFWEVTLCQWQKRLDPSYDTYGSGPENYNYFARLPVSNADDNVADFATTGRIQRPLITVAGTMDALLPIDHHARAYARKVAENGGERIDDDDHRRRHHHHDRNPAYRLYEVQNGNHIETYKLTLPQLEFIQPHAQRAFDLLVSHVEHGKALPPDQCIARGAAIADAPTQPGHCAELLAP; encoded by the coding sequence ATGAAAAGACCAAATATTACGCCGTCGTTGCCAGCCGTTCGCTGCCTCAGCGCACTGATCATGCTGCTTGGCGCCGGTGCTGCCCAGGCTGACCGGTGCGCCAGTCTGATCCAGGCTTTCGGCAGCCAGTTGGCCGATGTCAGCTGCGTCGACAGCGCCGACCTGACCACGGCCAACCCGGCGACAACCCCGGCCAACAACTCGCTGCCCGGCTTGCCGCCGTTCGCCTTCACCCCGCAGACCGACCGCGCGACGATTGCGCCCGATGCGGCCAACCGCCCGCCGATCACCGCCGTAGTTCCCGGCGTCCAGCTCAACGCGCGGATCGCCAGCGACCCGACCGGCCAGGCCCGCTTCCTGTTGCGGCTGCCGGCGAAATGGAACGGTCGCCTTGTTGTCGCCGGTGCCTCCGGCACCCGCAGCGAGTTCAACGGCGACTTCGCCTGGAGCGATTACGTCGTCCAGAAAGGTTACGCCTACGCCTCGCAGAACAAGGGCGTGCTCAACCTGAAGTTCAGCGACGCCAGCGACCCGCTGGCCTGCCGCCTCAACCCGACTTCGCCGCTGTGGGTCCAGTTTTACGACAACGGCCCGGGCCAGGAATTCACCCGCTGGCGCGACTACATGGTGCTCGCTTCCAAACTCGCTCACAAAGGCGCGGCGGCCAACTACGGCAAGGCGCCGCGCTACACCTACGCGGTCGGCACCTCGAACGGCGCCTACCAGGTGCGGCGGGCCGTCGAGTCGGCGCCCGAATGGTTCGACGGCGGCGTGGACTGGGAAGGTACCTTCGTCGACGAAAACGCCCCGAACCTGCTGACCGATCTGCCGGCGGCCGTCCTCAACTTCCCCGATTACGTCGCCGGCGGCATGAGTTCGACCAGCACTGCCGCAAAAAACATTCGCGGCGCCGGCTATCCGCCCGATCTGGGCACTGGCGTCACCTCGCTGTGGTCGATGAATTCCGCCTCGTTCTGGGAAGTGACGCTGTGTCAGTGGCAGAAGCGCCTCGATCCGAGCTACGACACCTACGGCAGCGGACCGGAGAACTACAACTACTTCGCGCGTCTGCCGGTCTCCAATGCTGACGACAACGTTGCCGATTTCGCCACCACCGGCCGCATCCAGCGTCCGCTGATCACCGTCGCCGGCACCATGGACGCGCTGCTGCCGATCGATCACCATGCCCGCGCCTACGCCCGCAAGGTGGCTGAGAACGGTGGCGAGCGGATCGATGACGACGACCATCGTCGCCGCCATCACCACCACGATCGCAACCCGGCCTACCGGCTCTACGAAGTGCAAAACGGCAACCACATCGAGACCTACAAGCTGACCCTGCCGCAACTTGAGTTCATCCAGCCGCACGCCCAGCGCGCTTTCGATCTGCTGGTCAGCCACGTCGAGCACGGCAAGGCGTTGCCGCCCGACCAGTGCATCGCCCGCGGCGCCGCCATCGCCGACGCGCCGACCCAGCCCGGTCACTGCGCCGAACTGCTGGCACCCTGA
- a CDS encoding esterase-like activity of phytase family protein: MKLKPTIALLSILFAGAAQAAPTFVNGLTLDGGMLDLSGGTTVNNGRVGYFSDIYYDTNRNEWWGLSDRGPGGGTLSYDTRVQRFSLDVDYNTGAISNFQIKQTIVFNNAGSSLNGIAPSPTSTLGLSMDPEGFVVNPKTGNFLVSDEYGPSVREFDRNGNLLRTFATPANLLPRNTVSGIPNYASDAGNTAGKRTNRGFEGLAITPDGKYAYAMLQSAMLDEGGGDGKVNRIVKFDIETGNAVGQYAYQMKQAKPGQGISSLVAINDHEFYVLERNNRGIGVGAALATADKEVYKIDLTGATDVSNIDLDSGAAYTKVIKSGQILDLDADTLSALGNKSPEKWEGLAIGPKLADGSFLMLAGTDNDYSVTQNGSGTQFDVYFRFSDADPYATSIQCPLGQTTGCISTADATGATLNSDYKLLPGVLHAYKVSATDLAGYTAPVPEPESWAMLMAGLGLIGFTARRRQAK, encoded by the coding sequence ATGAAACTCAAACCAACAATCGCATTACTGAGCATTTTGTTCGCCGGCGCCGCCCAGGCCGCCCCAACTTTCGTCAACGGCCTGACGCTGGATGGCGGCATGCTCGACCTGTCCGGCGGCACGACGGTCAACAACGGCCGCGTCGGCTATTTCTCCGACATTTACTACGACACCAACCGCAACGAATGGTGGGGCCTGTCCGACCGCGGTCCGGGCGGCGGCACACTGAGCTACGACACCCGCGTCCAGCGCTTCTCGCTTGACGTCGATTACAACACCGGCGCCATCTCGAACTTCCAGATCAAGCAAACCATCGTTTTCAACAATGCCGGCAGCTCGCTCAACGGCATCGCCCCGAGCCCGACCAGCACGCTTGGCCTGTCGATGGACCCGGAAGGTTTCGTCGTCAATCCGAAGACCGGCAACTTCCTGGTTTCCGACGAGTACGGCCCGTCGGTGCGTGAATTCGACCGTAACGGCAATCTGCTGCGCACCTTCGCCACGCCGGCCAATCTGCTGCCGCGCAATACGGTCAGCGGCATTCCCAACTACGCCAGCGATGCCGGCAACACGGCCGGCAAGCGGACCAATCGCGGCTTCGAAGGCCTGGCCATCACCCCGGACGGCAAGTACGCCTACGCCATGCTGCAAAGCGCCATGCTCGATGAAGGCGGCGGTGACGGCAAGGTGAACCGCATCGTCAAGTTCGACATTGAGACCGGCAACGCCGTCGGCCAGTACGCTTACCAGATGAAGCAAGCCAAGCCTGGACAAGGAATTTCTTCGCTGGTCGCCATCAATGACCACGAGTTCTATGTACTCGAACGCAACAACCGCGGTATCGGCGTCGGCGCCGCCCTGGCGACGGCCGACAAGGAGGTTTACAAGATCGACCTGACCGGTGCGACCGATGTCAGCAACATTGATCTCGACTCTGGCGCGGCATATACAAAAGTCATCAAGTCTGGCCAGATTCTCGATCTCGACGCCGACACCCTGTCCGCCCTCGGCAACAAATCGCCGGAAAAATGGGAAGGTCTGGCTATCGGACCGAAGCTGGCCGACGGCAGCTTCCTGATGCTGGCGGGTACCGACAACGATTACAGCGTCACGCAGAATGGCTCAGGCACCCAGTTCGACGTCTATTTCCGCTTCAGCGATGCTGATCCGTATGCCACTTCGATTCAGTGCCCGCTCGGCCAGACCACTGGCTGCATCAGCACCGCCGATGCAACTGGCGCCACGCTTAACAGCGACTACAAGCTGCTACCCGGTGTCCTGCACGCGTACAAGGTCAGCGCCACCGACCTCGCCGGCTACACGGCGCCGGTGCCGGAACCGGAATCATGGGCCATGCTGATGGCCGGTCTTGGCTTGATCGGCTTTACCGCCCGTCGTCGCCAGGCGAAGTAA
- a CDS encoding ParB/RepB/Spo0J family partition protein, translating into MAFKDSSSDFQIVDIALIEADPQHARQNIDEGNLKGLANSIQKMGVIHPLLVRPANANGRYTVIVGERRRQAALLAGEKTVPVIVRACAPNETLEVQVFENIGLGVRSALEPRDMANAIQAIAGRFESPEEAAQHFGRAPTWLAQATAAANLSGKVSALLDAGKISSTGAAVQLEKLSKKDEAKAEVLIGQIEQLPEGEKVSKKIVDTALSEVSAGRKKKEGVASDPSSQPVVSSAASATAIPPREDSPVADRISSARRRVSQDKVRLVAELLGLDDGDEEEVLIRLIDEFLAQKSA; encoded by the coding sequence ATGGCGTTCAAAGACAGTTCATCCGATTTTCAAATCGTCGATATCGCATTGATCGAAGCCGATCCACAGCACGCCCGACAGAATATCGATGAAGGCAATCTCAAGGGGCTGGCCAATTCAATTCAGAAAATGGGGGTAATCCACCCGCTGCTGGTCAGGCCGGCCAATGCGAATGGCCGCTATACGGTCATCGTCGGTGAGCGGCGCCGCCAGGCTGCGCTCTTGGCTGGCGAGAAGACGGTGCCCGTTATCGTTCGCGCCTGCGCGCCCAATGAAACACTTGAAGTTCAGGTTTTTGAAAACATCGGCCTTGGCGTACGTTCTGCGCTGGAGCCGCGCGACATGGCCAACGCAATCCAGGCCATCGCGGGGCGTTTCGAGTCGCCGGAAGAGGCGGCTCAACATTTTGGTCGCGCCCCAACTTGGCTGGCCCAGGCAACAGCCGCCGCCAATTTGTCCGGGAAGGTCAGCGCCCTCCTCGACGCCGGCAAGATTTCCAGCACGGGCGCTGCCGTTCAGCTCGAAAAGCTATCCAAAAAAGACGAGGCCAAGGCAGAAGTCTTGATCGGCCAGATAGAGCAATTACCTGAGGGTGAAAAGGTCTCGAAGAAAATAGTCGATACCGCCCTTTCAGAAGTTTCCGCTGGCCGGAAGAAGAAGGAAGGCGTTGCATCCGACCCCAGCTCTCAGCCAGTTGTGTCGTCGGCAGCATCGGCCACCGCTATCCCGCCCAGAGAAGACAGTCCCGTAGCAGATCGAATCTCGTCCGCACGGCGTCGCGTGAGTCAGGACAAGGTAAGACTTGTAGCGGAACTACTCGGTTTGGATGATGGCGATGAAGAGGAAGTGCTCATTCGACTGATTGATGAATTCCTCGCGCAGAAGAGCGCCTGA
- a CDS encoding HU family DNA-binding protein, whose translation MNKSELIDTIAEEAGLTKADAAKALDAVTGAIVNAVANGDSVSLIGFGTFKASARAAREGKNPKTGEKLSIAATTVPKFSAGTNFKAAVAQK comes from the coding sequence ATGAACAAATCCGAACTGATCGACACCATCGCTGAAGAAGCCGGCCTGACCAAGGCTGACGCAGCCAAAGCCCTTGACGCGGTGACCGGTGCCATTGTCAATGCCGTGGCCAATGGTGACTCCGTTTCCCTTATCGGTTTCGGTACCTTCAAGGCATCGGCCCGTGCCGCCCGTGAAGGCAAAAATCCCAAGACCGGCGAAAAGCTGTCGATCGCTGCGACCACCGTACCGAAGTTCTCCGCGGGCACCAACTTCAAGGCGGCCGTCGCCCAGAAGTAA